A section of the Saccharomyces paradoxus strain CBS432 chromosome XII sequence genome encodes:
- the CRR1 gene encoding putative glycosylase (glycoside hydrolase of the spore wall envelope~similar to YLR213C) — protein MKISILQLVPVISYVGFTFGELYKPKNSIPCSTNKPCPAEWPCCSPYNECGAGPICLGGCNVRSSFDEESCAPIPALVANLKLEFFSTPKVPKFIVNYQPKPPIREENGPNKANAKVGIVEGELNSKRIIHYAKFLVTPDNKEAEKMLEDFDFTHSGYTSIEASGGNIVLAMPKKTTGSLITSTRSFLYGKASVRMKTARSRGVVTAFDLTSAIGDEIDFEWLGGDLTMTQSNYYSQGHLDYTKMQRFPVGADTSATYHSYEIDWDPDRIIWYIDGKLARTVLKKDTWDPISKEYRYPQTPMRLEIAVWPGGSETNGPGTINWAGGPIDWENSPDIIEKGQFTAHVEQITVTPYQNKFTEQVQFCLKAKKKAPTISQKDLSKVVASYKRQDRVIHYREESLQWDCFVTPKINDWLSSWKQSKWLQQ, from the coding sequence atgaaaatttcaatattacAGCTAGTGCCGGTTATTAGCTACGTTGGATTCACATTCGGAGAACTATACAAGCCCAAAAACTCTATTCCCTGCTCCACAAATAAGCCATGCCCCGCTGAATGGCCGTGTTGTTCGCCATATAATGAATGCGGAGCTGGACCGATATGTCTAGGTGGCTGCAATGTAAGGTCCTCCTTCGATGAGGAAAGCTGCGCCCCTATACCCGCTTTAGTGGCCAATTTAAaacttgaattttttaGCACACCAAAAGTTCCTAAATTCATCGTGAATTATCAACCTAAACCACCAATCAGGGAGGAAAATGGACCAAATAAGGCAAATGCCAAGGTAGGCATAGTAGAAGGGGAGCTAAATTCCAAGAGAATCATACATTACGCAAAATTCTTGGTCACTCCGGATAATAAAGAAGCAGAGAAAATGCTGGAAGATTTCGATTTCACACATAGCGGCTACACATCAATTGAAGCGAGCGGCGGGAATATTGTTTTGGCtatgccaaaaaaaactacTGGAAGTTTGATTACATCGACTAGGTCGTTCCTATATGGTAAGGCAAGCGTGCGAATGAAAACAGCAAGGTCAAGAGGCGTGGTGACCGCATTTGACCTGACATCCGCAATTGGGGACGAGATCGATTTTGAGTGGCTGGGTGGTGATCTGACGATGACCCAATCAAACTACTATTCTCAAGGGCACTTGGATTATACAAAAATGCAAAGATTTCCCGTAGGAGCTGACACTTCGGCAACTTACCACAGTTATGAGATTGATTGGGACCCAGATAGAATAATATGGTACATTGACGGTAAACTAGCCCGCACAGTCCTGAAAAAGGATACCTGGGACCCAATTAGTAAAGAATATAGGTATCCACAAACACCGATGAGGCTAGAAATCGCTGTTTGGCCAGGCGGCTCGGAAACCAACGGACCCGGTACGATAAACTGGGCTGGTGGTCCCATAGACTGGGAAAATTCACCCGATATCATCGAAAAGGGCCAATTTACGGCGCACGTTGAACAAATCACCGTAACGCCGTACCAAAATAAATTCACAGAACAAGTGCAGTTTTGTTTAAAggcaaagaagaaggcgCCAACCATTTCCCAAAAAGATTTGTCAAAAGTAGTCGCTTCGTACAAAAGGCAAGACAGAGTGATTCATTATCGCGAGGAGTCTCTTCAATGGGATTGCTTTGTTACTCCGAAGATAAACGACTGGCTAAGTTCTTGGAAACAGTCAAAATGGTTACAGCAATAA
- the TUB4 gene encoding gamma-tubulin (Gamma-tubulin~similar to YLR212C) yields the protein MGGEIITLQAGQCGNHVGKFLWSQLAKEHAIGTDGLSQLADSGTERDDDTKPFFRENSRNKFTPRAIMMDSEPSVIADVENTFRGFFDPRNTWVASDGASAGNSWANGYDIGTRNQDDILNKIDKEIDSTDNFEGFQLLHSVAGGTGSGLGSNLLEALCDRYPKKILTTYSVFPARSSEVVVQSYNTILALRRLIEDSDATVVFDNASLLNISSKVFRNPNIDLQHTNQLISTIISSVTNSIRFPSYMYSSMPSIYSTLIPSPELHFLSPSFTPFTSDYIHDDTAHKGHSSYDVMLDLLDPSNSLVSTAMNNPTYFNVYNTIIGNVEPRQISRAMTKLQQRIKFPSWSSSAMHVNIGRRSPYLPSQPNENEVSGMMLSNISTVVNVFENACNTFDKVFAKGAFLNNYNVGDLFQSMQNVQDEFTESREVVQSLMEDYVAAEQDSYLDDVLVDDENMVGELEEDLDADGDHKLT from the coding sequence ATGGGTGGGGAAATTATCACTTTGCAAGCAGGTCAATGCGGGAACCACGTTGGTAAGTTTCTCTGGTCTCAATTGGCGAAAGAACATGCTATAGGCACCGATGGGCTATCTCAACTAGCTGATTCCGGTACAGAAAGAGATGATGACACAAAGCCTTTCTTCCGCGAAAACAGTAGGAATAAGTTTACGCCAAGGGCCATTATGATGGATTCTGAGCCTAGCGTCATTGCCGACGTGGAGAATACATTTCGTGGGTTTTTCGACCCGAGAAATACCTGGGTGGCTTCTGATGGTGCTAGTGCCGGTAATTCTTGGGCTAATGGGTATGATATAGGAACGCGTAATCAGGATGATATTCTTAACAAGATCGATAAAGAGATCGATTCTACTGACAATTTCGAGGGTTTCCAGTTGTTACACTCAGTGGCAGGTGGGACTGGTTCCGGGCTGGGGTCCAACCTCTTAGAAGCGCTCTGTGATCGATAtcccaaaaaaatacttaCGACATATTCAGTGTTCCCTGCAAGGTCTTCTGAGGTTGTTGTTCAATCTTATAATACTATTCTGGCCTTGAGGAGACTGATAGAAGATAGCGATGCAACCGTGGTGTTTGATAATGCTTCGTTGCTGAATATTTCCAGTAAAGTATTTAGGAACCCGAATATCGATTTACAGCACACGAATCAATTGATATCGACCATAATATCGTCGGTAACGAACAGTATACGGTTTCCCAGTTACATGTATTCATCCATGCCCAGTATCTATTCCACCTTGATTCCTTCCCCTGaacttcattttctaaGTCCTAGTTTCACTCCATTTACATCAGATTATATTCATGATGATACAGCGCATAAGGGCCATTCCAGTTATGACGTCATGTTAGATTTATTAGATCCTTCTAATTCTCTCGTCTCTACCGCGATGAACAATCCAACATATTTCAACGTTTATAACACAATTATTGGTAATGTAGAGCCTCGTCAGATATCACGTGCAATGACCAAGTTACAGCAGCGTATTAAATTTCCCTCATGGTCTTCTTCTGCGATGCACGTTAACATTGGTAGAAGATCGCCCTACCTACCCTCACAGCCTAATGAAAACGAAGTTAGCGGTATGATGTTAAGCAATATATCTACTGTGGTGAACGTCTTTGAGAATGCATGCAATACTTTTGACAAAGTATTTGCTAAGGGCGCGTTTCTGAATAATTATAATGTAGGCGACTTGTTCCAATCCATGCAGAACGTTCAAGATGAATTTACCGAGTCAAGGGAAGTGGTACAAAGCCTAATGGAAGATTATGTGGCTGCGGAACAAGATTCGTATTTGGACGATGTACttgttgatgatgaaaatatggTCGGCGAGTTGGAAGAGGACCTGGATGCCGACGGCGACCATAAATTAACATAA
- the PNP1 gene encoding purine-nucleoside phosphorylase (Purine nucleoside phosphorylase~similar to YLR209C): MSDILDVSHQREAIAKAAAYLSGILEPHFKKTAKFEPPRTLIICGSGLGGISTKLSIDNPPPITIPYQDIPGFKKSTVPGHSGTLMFGSMNGSPVVLMNGRLHGYEGNTLFETTFPIRVLNHMGHVHNLIVTNAAGGINAKYQACDLMCIYDHLNIPGLAGQHPLRGPNLDEVGPRFLALSDAYDLELRKLLFKKWKELKIQRPLHEGTYTFVSGPTFETRAESKMIRMLGGDAVGMSTVPEVIVARHCGWRVLALSLITNTCVVDSPASALDESPVPLEKGKATHAEVLENGKIASNDVQNLIAAVMEEL; this comes from the coding sequence ATGAGCGATATCTTGGACGTTAGTCACCAACGAGAAGCAATTGCCAAGGCTGCTGCGTATCTTTCTGGTATCTTGGAACcacatttcaaaaaaacgGCAAAATTCGAGCCTCCACGAACCTTAATCATATGTGGCTCAGGGCTAGGTGGTATATCCACTAAATTGTCTATAGATAACCCACCCCCGATAACAATTCCATACCAAGATATTCCAGGATTCAAGAAAAGTACGGTTCCTGGTCATTCCGGTACACTAATGTTCGGATCTATGAATGGTTCACCAGTAGTATTAATGAATGGTCGCCTTCATGGATATGAGGGGAACACATTGTTTGAGACTACCTTTCCTATTAGAGTACTTAATCACATGGGCCATGTCCACAATTTAATTGTCACTAATGCCGCTGGTGGTATAAATGCGAAATATCAAGCCTGTGATTTGATGTGCATTTATGATCATTTAAATATCCCTGGTCTTGCTGGCCAGCATCCATTGAGAGGTCCTAACTTGGATGAAGTTGGACCTCGTTTCTTGGCCTTGAGTGATGCATATGATCTGGAGCTGAGAAAacttttatttaaaaaatggaaagagctaaaaattcaaaggCCTCTGCATGAAGGTACTTACACTTTTGTATCTGGCCCCACTTTTGAAACAAGAGCAGAATCCAAAATGATAAGGATGCTTGGAGGAGATGCCGTCGGAATGAGTACTGTTCCTGAGGTCATCGTGGCAAGACATTGCGGGTGGAGGGTCCTAGCCTTAAGTCTGATTACTAATACTTGTGTCGTTGATAGCCCTGCCAGTGCACTGGACGAGTCACCCGTGCCTTTAGAGAAAGGTAAAGCGACCCACGCTGAAGTACTGGAGAATGGTAAAATTGCCTCCAATGACGTGCAAAATTTGATTGCTGCCGTAATGGAGGAATTATAA
- the ATG38 gene encoding Atg38p (Homodimeric subunit of autophagy-specific PtdIns-3-kinase complex I~similar to YLR211C) — MSTLAEVYTIIENAEQECRKGDFANAKTKYQEAIEVLGPQNENLSQNKLSSDVTQAIYLLKQDITAKIQELELLIEKQSSEENNIGIVNNNTLIGSVILNNKSAINGINNTRNWDNSVYQDTLNPINDPVLMSILNRLQFNLNNDIQLKAEGGKNSKNLEMKINLRLEQFKKELVLYEQKKFKEYGMKIDQVTKENRKLANEIGRLRERWDSLVESAKQRRDKQQN, encoded by the exons ATGAGTACTTTAGCGGAA GTTTATACTATTATCGAGAACGCCGAACAGGAATGTCGAAAAGGAGATTTTGCTAATGCTAAAACAAAGTATCAAGAAGCCATTGAAGTGTTAGGCCCGCAGAACGAGAATTTGTCTCAAAATAAATTAAGTTCTGACGTTACGCAAGCcatttatttattaaaacAGGACATTACGGCCAAAATCCAAGAATTGGAGCTTTTGATTGAAAAGCAATCATCGGAAGAGAATAATATTGGAATAGTTAACAACAATACGCTTATTGGCTCTGTTATTTTGAACAACAAATCTGCGATAAATGGAATAAATAACACCAGGAATTGGGATAACTCAGTTTACCAGGACACGTTAAACCCCATAAACGATCCAGTTCTTATGTCAATTTTAAACCGCTTGCAAttcaatttgaataatGACATTCAGTTGAAAGCGGAAGGGGGAAAGAATTCCAAAAACTTGGAAATGAAGATCAATTTAAGACTTGAACAATTCAAAAAGGAGTTGGTATTATAtgagcaaaaaaaattcaaagaatacGGCATGAAGATTGACCAAGTTACGAAAGAGAACAGAAAATTGGCCAATGAAATTGGACGATTGAGGGAGCGCTGGGACAGCTTAGTAGAAAGTGCGAAGCAAAGGAGGGATAAGCAACAAAACTAG
- the CLB4 gene encoding B-type cyclin CLB4 (B-type cyclin involved in cell cycle progression~similar to YLR210W) translates to MFDGHTVQPSRSTLIGGIEIQDENADHEVESLLHHGVQKGVKRLEKRQGRVALGDVTSQKANKIHNAIHNKFHLARNNFEKQNIRPSALLKEQEDARDDESDYFLIDSSEDSSTDEEQGNEDAIDDLLSRRINDQQLQTNEVYEDSDGEMQDVAEEDIDSVVEPLSPINNDGIQNELDRAFEKYFQSVPNPLDDDTHDVVMVVEYASDIFYYLRELEVKYRPNPYYMQNQVELTWPFRRTMIDWLVQLHYRFQLLPETLYLTINIVDRFLSKKTVTLNRFQLVGVSALFIAAKFEEINCPTLDDLVYMLENTYSRDDIIKAEQYMIDTLEFEIGWPGPMPFLRRISKADDYDFEPRTLAKYLLETTIVEPKLVAAAPSWLAAGAYFLSKIILGSNDWSLKHVFYSGYTSSQIIPLASLILENCKNASRRHHSIWKKYFDQKHYRCSQIVEEWIVSTEA, encoded by the coding sequence ATGTTTGACGGGCATACTGTACAGCCTTCACGGTCTACTTTGATAGGTGGCATTGAAATCCAGGACGAAAATGCAGATCATGAAGTTGAAAGTCTACTTCACCACGGAGTTCAAAAGGGTGTAAAAAGGCTAGAGAAAAGACAGGGGAGGGTGGCACTGGGTGATGTGACCTCtcaaaaagcaaacaaaATACATAATGCCATCCATAATAAATTTCATCTGGCGAGGAacaactttgaaaaacagAATATACGCCCATCAGCTTTActaaaagaacaagaagacgCAAGGGACGACGAAAGTGACTATTTTTTAATCGATAGTTCTGAAGACTCTTCAACTGATGAGGAGCAAGGTAACGAAGACGCTATCGACGATTTGCTAAGTCGGAGAATAAATGATCAACAGCTTCAAACCAATGAAGTGTATGAAGATTCTGATGGGGAAATGCAAGACGTTGCCgaagaagatattgatAGTGTAGTTGAACCACTATCTCCAATAAACAACGATGGAATTCAGAATGAATTGGACAGggcatttgaaaaatactttcAGTCAGTTCCCAATCCGCTAGATGATGACACCCATGACGTGGTAATGGTTGTGGAGTACGCTTCTGATATATTCTATTACTTGAGGGAACTTGAAGTGAAATATAGGCCCAATCCCTACTATATGCAAAATCAAGTAGAGTTAACATGGCCGTTCAGACGAACTATGATAGATTGGCTAGTCCAACTGCATTATAGGTTTCAACTTTTACCAGAAACGTTATACTTGACGATCAATATAGTGGATAGATTTCTATCGAAGAAGACCGTTACTTTGAATAGGTTTCAACTTGTTGGTGTATCTGCTTTATTTATTGCTGCCAAGTTCGAAGAGATTAACTGTCCCACTTTGGATGATCTAGTTTACATGCTGGAAAATACATACAGCAgagatgatattattaaAGCAGAACAGTATATGATTGATACTctagaatttgaaatagGTTGGCCGGGGCCCATGCCATTTTTAAGAAGGATAAGTAAGGCAGATGATTACGATTTTGAACCAAGAACATTAGCAAAGTATTTATTGGAAACTACAATAGTAGAACCAAAACTAGTGGCTGCTGCACCAAGTTGGTTAGCTGCTGGCGCATATTTTCTGAGCAAAATAATCCTTGGTTCAAATGATTGGTCTTTAAAACATGTGTTCTACTCTGGCTACACATCGAGTCAAATAATTCCTTTAGCGTCACTGATTTTAGAGAATTGTAAAAACGCATCTCGACGTCATCAttcaatttggaaaaaatactttGATCAGAAGCATTACCGCTGTTCTCAGATTGTAGAAGAATGGATTGTTTCGACAGAGGCCTAA
- the HRD3 gene encoding ubiquitin ligase complex subunit HRD3 (ER membrane protein that plays a central role in ERAD~similar to YLR207W) produces MITLLFYLCVVCNAIVLIRADSIADPWPEAQDLLYSLTKSRDPMKEAAMEPNADEFVGFYVPMDYSPRNEEKNYQSIWQNEITDPQRYIYDLLVQSSEQFNNSEATYTLSQIHLWNQYDFPHNMTLAHKYLEKFNNLTHFTNHSAIFDLAVMYATGGCASSNGRTVLPQNSAKALLYYQRAAQLGNLKAKQVLAYKYYSGFNVPRNFHKSLVLYRDIAEELRNSYSRDEWDIVFPNWESYNVRISDFESGLLGKGLNSVPSSTVRKRTTRPDIGSPFIAQVNGVQMTLQFEPMGRFAFNGNDGNINSDEDDEDASERRIIRIYYTALNDYKGTYSQSRNCERAKNLLELTYKEFQPHVDNLDPLQGFYYVRCLQLLGHMYFTGEGSSKPNISMAEEILAMSLEISKRVEGPIGRACIDLGLINQYITNNVSQAISYYMKAIKTQANNGIVEFQLSKLATLFPEEKIGDPFNLMETAYLNGFIPAIYEFAVMVESGMNSKSSVENTAYLFKTFVDENEAIMAPELRTAFAELINDRSEVALWAYSQLAEQGYETAQVSAAYLMYQLPYEFEDPPRTTDQRKTLAISYYTRAFKQGNIDAGVVAGDIYFQMQNYSKAMALYQGAALKYSIQAIWNLGYMHEHGLGVNRDFHLAKRYYDQVLEHDHRFYLASKLSVFKLHLKSWLTWITREKVNYWAPSLPPNTNEDTRNPKTSWYKQLTNILQRIRHKEGSERAAEDSHKHRTVVQNGAAHRDENQEDVSEILGFQMEDLITMGCILGIFLLSILMSTLAARRGWNVRFNGAQLNANGNQQQEQQQQAQGPPGWDFNVQIFAI; encoded by the coding sequence ATGATAACACTCTTATTTTACCTGTGCGTAGTATGTAACGCAATAGTGTTAATAAGGGCTGATTCGATAGCGGACCCTTGGCCTGAAGCGCAAGATCTACTATATAGTTTAACTAAGTCCAGAGACCCAATGAAAGAAGCTGCTATGGAACCTAATGCAGATGAATTTGTCGGATTTTATGTACCGATGGATTATTCTCCACGTAACgaggaaaaaaactatCAGAGCATTTGGCAAAACGAAATCACAGATCCCCAACGTTATATTTATGATCTACTTGTGCAATCTAGTGAACAATTCAACAACTCAGAAGCGACATATACCCTTAGCCAAATTCATCTCTGGAATCAATATGATTTCCCGCATAATATGACTTTGGCACACAAATACttagaaaaattcaataatttgACTCATTTCACCAACCATTCCGCCATCTTCGACTTAGCTGTAATGTATGCCACTGGAGGATGTGCTTCTAGCAACGGTCGAACCGTACTCCCTCAGAATTCTGCTAAAGCGTTGCTCTATTATCAAAGGGCTGCCCAACTTGGAAATTTAAAAGCTAAACAAGTATTAGCTTATAAATACTATTCCGGCTTCAACGTCCCCCGAAATTTTCATAAATCTTTGGTATTGTATAGGGACATTGCTGAAGAGCTGAGAAATTCGTATTCCAGAGACGAATGGGACATTGTCTTCCCTAATTGGGAAAGTTATAACGTGAGAATATCAGATTTTGAGAGCGGTTTACTAGGAAAGGGTTTAAATTCCGTTCCATCTTCCACGGTAAGGAAAAGAACTACAAGACCAGATATTGGTTCACCCTTCATTGCACAAGTTAATGGTGTACAGATGACTTTACAATTTGAGCCGATGGGCAGGTTCGCTTTCAACGGTAACGACGGCAACATAAACAGtgacgaagatgacgaagatgccagtgaaagaagaattattcGGATATATTATACAGCTCTGAATGATTACAAAGGGACTTATTCTCAAAGCAGAAATTGTGAGCGCGCTAAGAACCTGTTAGAATTAACGTACAAGGAATTTCAACCTCATGTGGACAACCTGGATCCTTTACAAGGCTTTTACTACGTCCGTTGCTTACAATTATTGGGGCACATGTATTTCACCGGCGAAGGCTCCTCGAAGCCTAATATATCTATGGCTGAAGAGATTTTGGCCATGTCGCTAGAAATAAGCAAAAGAGTAGAGGGGCCTATAGGTAGAGCATGCATAGATCTGGGCTTAATAAACCAATACATCACGAACAATGTTTCCCAAGCAATTTCTTATTACATGAAAGCTATCAAAACACAGGCCAATAATGGGATCGTAGAATTTCAATTATCCAAATTGGCCACTTTATTCCCTGAAGAGAAAATCGGCGACCCTTTCAATTTAATGGAAACTGCATACTTGAATGGGTTTATCCCAGCTATATATGAGTTTGCAGTAATGGTCGAATCTGGAATGAACAGTAAAAGCAGCGTGGAAAATACCGCTTACCTGTTCAAGACATTCGTTGATGAAAACGAAGCTATTATGGCACCGGAATTGAGGACGGCATTCGCCGAATTGATCAACGATCGTTCTGAAGTGGCTTTATGGGCGTATTCCCAACTGGCCGAGCAAGGGTACGAAACTGCTCAAGTCTCTGCCGCCTACTTAATGTACCAGTTGCCATATGAGTTTGAGGATCCTCCAAGAACTACAGATCAGAGAAAAACCTTGGCAATTTCCTACTATACGAGAGCGTTTAAACAGGGAAATATAGATGCCGGTGTTGTCGCGGGAGATATCTATTTCCAGATGCAGAATTACAGTAAAGCTATGGCTCTTTATCAGGGCGCCGCTTTGAAGTATTCTATACAGGCCATCTGGAACCTAGGATACATGCATGAGCACGGGCTAGGTGTTAACAGAGACTTTCATCTTGCTAAGCGTTACTATGACCAAGTGTTGGAACACGATCATAGATTTTACTTAGCTTCCAAATTGAGTGTTTTTAAATTACACCTAAAGTCATGGTTGACTTGGATCACTAGGGAAAAAGTGAACTATTGGGCACCTTCTTTACCTCCTAATACTAACGAAGATACTCGAAACCCAAAGACCTCGTGGTACAAGCAATTGACGAACATTTTACAAAGAATAAGACACAAAGAGGGTAGTGAAAGAGCTGCAGAAGATTCTCACAAACACAGAACTGTCGTACAAAATGGTGCTGCCCATAGAGATGAGAACCAAGAGGATGTTTCTGAGATTTTGGGCTTCCAAATGGAAGATCTCATTACGATGGGATGTATCTTAGGAATATTCTTACTAAGTATACTAATGAGTACACTGGCGGCCCGTAGAGGCTGGAATGTGCGTTTCAATGGTGCCCAGTTAAACGCAAATGGTAACCAGCAGCAAgagcagcaacaacaagcACAAGGCCCCCCGGGCTGGGACTTCAACGTGCAGATATTTGCCATATGA
- the SEC13 gene encoding GTPase-activating protein SEC13 (Structural component of 3 distinct complexes~similar to YLR208W): MVVIANAHNELIHDAVLDYYGKRLATCSSDKTIKIFEVEGETHRLIDTLTGHEGPVWRVDWAHPKFGTILASCSYDGKVLIWKEENGRWSQIAVHAVHSASVNSVQWAPHEYGPLLLVASSDGKVSVVEFKENGTTSPIIIDAHAIGVNSASWAPATVEEDGEHNGTKESRKFATGGADNLVKIWKYNSDAQTYVLESTLEGHSDWVRDVAWSPTVLLRSYLASVSQDRTCIIWTQDNEQGPWKKTLLKEDKFPDVLWRASWSLSGNVLALSGGDNKVTLWKENLEGKWEPAGEVHQ; the protein is encoded by the coding sequence ATGGTCGTCATAGCTAATGCACACAACGAATTAATCCATGACGCTGTTCTAGACTACTATGGGAAGCGCCTTGCTACCTGCTCTTCTGACAAGACAATCAAGATCTTTGAAGTCGAGGGAGAAACACACAGGTTGATTGACACATTAACTGGCCACGAAGGTCCAGTTTGGCGTGTTGATTGGGCGCATCCTAAATTTGGAACCATTTTGGCATCGTGCTCTTATGACGGTAAAGTAttgatttggaaagaagagaacGGTAGATGGTCTCAAATTGCCGTTCATGCTGTTCACTCTGCTTCCGTCAACTCCGTTCAATGGGCTCCTCATGAATATGGTCCCCTACTGCTGGTTGCTTCTTCTGACGGTAAGGTCTCCGTAGTGGAATTCAAGGAAAACGGTACCACTTCCCCAATAATCATCGATGCCCACGCGATTGGTGTCAATTCTGCTTCTTGGGCACCAGCTACTGTCGAAGAGGATGGCGAACACAATGGTACCAAAGAATCTCGCAAGTTTGCTACTGGGGGTGCCGACAATCTGGTAAAGATTTGGAAGTACAATTCAGATGCACAAACTTACGTCTTGGAAAGTACTTTAGAAGGTCACAGTGACTGGGTGAGAGATGTAGCATGGTCTCCAACTGTTCTTTTACGTTCTTATTTGGCTAGTGTTTCTCAAGATCGCACCTGTATCATTTGGACTCAGGATAATGAACAAGGCCCatggaaaaaaactttattgaaagaaGACAAATTTCCAGATGTTTTATGGAGAGCCAGTTGGTCTTTATCGGGTAATGTACTAGCCTTATCCGGTGGCGATAATAAGGTTACCTTATGGAAGGAAAATCTTGAGGGTAAATGGGAACCTGCTGGTGAGGTCCATCAGTGA